A stretch of the Nicotiana tabacum cultivar K326 chromosome 6, ASM71507v2, whole genome shotgun sequence genome encodes the following:
- the LOC107796619 gene encoding pentatricopeptide repeat-containing protein At1g74750-like isoform X1, producing MTMLRAKHLGTLSQSARSFFLSGSRCSAADGSSCTCSEDETCISKRPQARNEVRHPQISSSLVSKASVGVGALLSGDAVKAVSSIKNETLDSPASRPQAIPASTVSGRVESVIYGSIDAENTVQSSPPISDQFVRAGIAAVSFLSDVVNYKIPMLDGSGENSSSNNCMVDRTKPISNVRPSNVKTSRNDKLQANTSTDTPVTSNLANNSNYTKSRGDKYNSVKGRNPVSNNSIGEVETHGVVTDSRDRRRTGPPKSRSYPNRNLANVRASEGKLKNEIPEGFSKPLRETKLQSAGVVPMVRQFSSCGNVVGTVSRILQQLNWGSETENALRELNCLLDPYQANQILKQIHDHTVALGFFYWLKRQPGFKHDGHTYTTMVGLLGRARQFGAINELLEQMVRDGCQPNVVTYNRLIHSYGRANYLREALHVFNQMQEARVEPDRVTYCTLIDIHAKAGYLDVAMDLYERMQEAGLSPDTFTYSVIINCLGKAGHLAAAHKLFCEMVNQGCVPNLVTYNIMIALHAKARNYSSALQLYRDMQNAGFEPDKVTYSIVMEVLGHCGYLEEAEAVFTEMKRKNWVPDEPVYGLLVDLWGKAGNVEKAWNWYCAMINAGLCPNVPTCNSLLSAFLRVHRLPDAYNLLQSMLELGLNPSLQTYTLLLSCCTEAQTSFDMSFCCELMAVTRHPAHAFLLTMPPAGPDGQNVRDHVSSFLDLMHSEDRESKRGLVDAVVDFMHKSGLKEEAGSVWEVAAHKNVYPDAVREKSSCYWLINLHVMSDGTAIIALSRTLAWFRRQMLISGICPSRIDIVTGWGRRSRVTGSSLVRQAVQELLNMFGFPFLTQNGNSGCFVGCGEPLTRWLVQPYVERMHLL from the exons ATG ACTATGCTTCGGGCAAAGCATCTCGGCACACTCTCCCAGTCAGCTAGGTCCTTTTTTCTAAGTGGATCACGATGTAGTGCAGCAGATGGAAGTTCGTGCACTTGTTCGGAAGATGAAACTTGTATTTCGAAAAGGCCGCAGGCTAGAAATGAGGTTCGACATCCGCAAATATCATCCAGCTTGGTTTCAAAAGCCTCTGTAGGAGTAGGTGCCTTATTATCTGGAGATGCTGTAAAGGCTGTGAGCTCGATAAAAAATGAGACTTTGGATTCTCCAGCTTCTAGGCCACAGGCCATACCCGCATCTACCGTGTCTGGGCGAGTAGAATCTGTTATTTATGGTAGCATTGATGCTGAGAATACTGTGCAGTCCTCACCTCCCATTTCAGACCAGTTTGTTCGGGCAGGTATTGCAGCAGTCAGTTTTTTATCCGATGTGGTAAACTATAAGATACCTATGTTAGATGGGAGCGGAGAGAATAGCTCATCCAACAACTGTATGGTAGATCGTACAAAGCCTATTTCCAATGTGAGGCCATCAAATGTAAAGACCTCCAGAAATGACAAACTTCAAGCTAACACATCTACTGATACACCTGTAACATCAAACCTTGCAAATAATTCGAACTACACAAAAAGCAGAGGTGATAAGTATAATTCAGTCAAAGGCAGAAACCCTGTTTCGAACAACAGTATTGGGGAAGTGGAGACCCATGGTGTTGTCACAGATTCTCGTGACCGGAGGAGGACAGGACCTCCAAAGTCAAGATCATATCCAAATCGTAACTTGGCAAATGTACGTGCCTCTGAAGGAAAGCTTAAGAATGAAATTCCTGAAGGTTTCAGCAAGCCATTGCGAGAAACAAAGCTGCAAAGTGCAGGAGTTGTTCCAATGGTCAGGCAGTTTTCTAGTTGTGGCAATGTTGTTGGAACAGTTTCTCGCATTTTACAACAGTTAAATTGGGGTTCTGAGACAGAAAATGCTCTTCGTGAACTCAACTGTTTATTGGATCCATACCAAGCAAACCAAATTCTTAAGCAGATCCATGATCATACAGTCGCTCTTGGCTTTTTCTATTGGTTGAAGCGACAACCAGGATTTAAGCACGACGGACACACCTATACCACCATGGTTGGCCTCCTGGGACGTGCTAGGCAGTTTGGGGCAATTAACGAGTTGCTTGAGCAGATGGTCAGAGATGGGTGTCAACCAAATGTAGTGACGTATAACCGTCTCATTCACAGTTATGGCAGAGCAAACTACTTGCGTGAAGCATTACATGTCTTTAATCAAATGCAGGAAGCTAGAGTTGAACCTGACCGTGTAACCTATTGTACTCTGATTGACATCCATGCAAAAGCTGGTTATCTTGATGTTGCCATGGACTTGTATGAAAGGATGCAAGAGGCTGGGCTCTCTCCAGACACATTCACTTACAGTGTCATCATCAATTGCCTTGGAAAAGCAGGTCACTTAGCTGCTGCGCACAAACTGTTCTGTGAGATGGTTAATCAGGGATGTGTACCAAACTTGGTGACCTACAACATTATGATTGCTTTGCATGCGAAAGCGAGGAACTATTCTAGTGCATTGCAGTTATATCGTGACATGCAGAATGCTGGATTTGAGCCGGACAAAGTGACATACAGCATTGTAATGGAGGTGCTTGGCCATTGTGGCTATCTGGAGGAAGCAGAGGCAGTTTTTACAGAGATGAAAAGGAAGAATTGGGTACCTGATGAGCCTGTCTATGGTCTTCTAGTGGACCTATGGGGAAAGGCTGGGAATGTAGAAAAAGCTTGGAACTGGTACTGTGCGATGATTAATGCAGGTTTGTGCCCCAATGTGCCTACGTGCAATTCTCTGCTGAGTGCTTTCCTTAGGGTTCACCGCTTGCCAGATGCGTACAACTTGCTTCAAAGCATGCTTGAATTGGGTCTAAACCCTTCTCTGCAAACTTATACCTTGCTCCTCAGTTGCTGCACAGAAGCTCAAACATCATTTGACATGTCCTTTTGTTGTGAGCTGATGGCAGTCACACGCCACCCAGCGCACGCATTCCTTCTAACCATGCCACCAGCAGGACCCGATGGGCAGAATGTGAGGGATCATGTTAGCAGCTTTTTGGATCTGATGCACAGCGAGGACAGAGAGAGTAAAAGGGGTCTTGTTGATGCAGTTGTTGATTTTATGCACAAATCAGGGCTGAAGGAGGAAGCTGGATCTGTCTGGGAGGTGGCAGCACACAAGAATGTCTACCCTGATGCAGTTAGAGAGAAAAGCTCCTGTTATTGGCTTATAAACCTCCATGTGATGTCAGATGGAACTGCTATAATAGCACTCTCAAGAACACTTGCCTGGTTTCGCCGACAGATGCTCATCTCGGGAATTTGTCCAAGCCGCATTGATATTGTGACAGGATGGGGTCGTAGGAGTCGTGTGACAGGATCCTCTTTGGTGAGGCAGGCAGTACAGGAGTTGCTTAACATGTTCGGCTTCCCATTTTTAACTCAGAATGGGAATTCAGGGTGCTTTGTGGGCTGTGGGGAGCCTCTCACTAGGTGGTTGGTCCAACCTTATGTCGAGAGGATGCATTTGCTATAG
- the LOC107796619 gene encoding pentatricopeptide repeat-containing protein At1g74750-like isoform X2, which translates to MLRAKHLGTLSQSARSFFLSGSRCSAADGSSCTCSEDETCISKRPQARNEVRHPQISSSLVSKASVGVGALLSGDAVKAVSSIKNETLDSPASRPQAIPASTVSGRVESVIYGSIDAENTVQSSPPISDQFVRAGIAAVSFLSDVVNYKIPMLDGSGENSSSNNCMVDRTKPISNVRPSNVKTSRNDKLQANTSTDTPVTSNLANNSNYTKSRGDKYNSVKGRNPVSNNSIGEVETHGVVTDSRDRRRTGPPKSRSYPNRNLANVRASEGKLKNEIPEGFSKPLRETKLQSAGVVPMVRQFSSCGNVVGTVSRILQQLNWGSETENALRELNCLLDPYQANQILKQIHDHTVALGFFYWLKRQPGFKHDGHTYTTMVGLLGRARQFGAINELLEQMVRDGCQPNVVTYNRLIHSYGRANYLREALHVFNQMQEARVEPDRVTYCTLIDIHAKAGYLDVAMDLYERMQEAGLSPDTFTYSVIINCLGKAGHLAAAHKLFCEMVNQGCVPNLVTYNIMIALHAKARNYSSALQLYRDMQNAGFEPDKVTYSIVMEVLGHCGYLEEAEAVFTEMKRKNWVPDEPVYGLLVDLWGKAGNVEKAWNWYCAMINAGLCPNVPTCNSLLSAFLRVHRLPDAYNLLQSMLELGLNPSLQTYTLLLSCCTEAQTSFDMSFCCELMAVTRHPAHAFLLTMPPAGPDGQNVRDHVSSFLDLMHSEDRESKRGLVDAVVDFMHKSGLKEEAGSVWEVAAHKNVYPDAVREKSSCYWLINLHVMSDGTAIIALSRTLAWFRRQMLISGICPSRIDIVTGWGRRSRVTGSSLVRQAVQELLNMFGFPFLTQNGNSGCFVGCGEPLTRWLVQPYVERMHLL; encoded by the coding sequence ATGCTTCGGGCAAAGCATCTCGGCACACTCTCCCAGTCAGCTAGGTCCTTTTTTCTAAGTGGATCACGATGTAGTGCAGCAGATGGAAGTTCGTGCACTTGTTCGGAAGATGAAACTTGTATTTCGAAAAGGCCGCAGGCTAGAAATGAGGTTCGACATCCGCAAATATCATCCAGCTTGGTTTCAAAAGCCTCTGTAGGAGTAGGTGCCTTATTATCTGGAGATGCTGTAAAGGCTGTGAGCTCGATAAAAAATGAGACTTTGGATTCTCCAGCTTCTAGGCCACAGGCCATACCCGCATCTACCGTGTCTGGGCGAGTAGAATCTGTTATTTATGGTAGCATTGATGCTGAGAATACTGTGCAGTCCTCACCTCCCATTTCAGACCAGTTTGTTCGGGCAGGTATTGCAGCAGTCAGTTTTTTATCCGATGTGGTAAACTATAAGATACCTATGTTAGATGGGAGCGGAGAGAATAGCTCATCCAACAACTGTATGGTAGATCGTACAAAGCCTATTTCCAATGTGAGGCCATCAAATGTAAAGACCTCCAGAAATGACAAACTTCAAGCTAACACATCTACTGATACACCTGTAACATCAAACCTTGCAAATAATTCGAACTACACAAAAAGCAGAGGTGATAAGTATAATTCAGTCAAAGGCAGAAACCCTGTTTCGAACAACAGTATTGGGGAAGTGGAGACCCATGGTGTTGTCACAGATTCTCGTGACCGGAGGAGGACAGGACCTCCAAAGTCAAGATCATATCCAAATCGTAACTTGGCAAATGTACGTGCCTCTGAAGGAAAGCTTAAGAATGAAATTCCTGAAGGTTTCAGCAAGCCATTGCGAGAAACAAAGCTGCAAAGTGCAGGAGTTGTTCCAATGGTCAGGCAGTTTTCTAGTTGTGGCAATGTTGTTGGAACAGTTTCTCGCATTTTACAACAGTTAAATTGGGGTTCTGAGACAGAAAATGCTCTTCGTGAACTCAACTGTTTATTGGATCCATACCAAGCAAACCAAATTCTTAAGCAGATCCATGATCATACAGTCGCTCTTGGCTTTTTCTATTGGTTGAAGCGACAACCAGGATTTAAGCACGACGGACACACCTATACCACCATGGTTGGCCTCCTGGGACGTGCTAGGCAGTTTGGGGCAATTAACGAGTTGCTTGAGCAGATGGTCAGAGATGGGTGTCAACCAAATGTAGTGACGTATAACCGTCTCATTCACAGTTATGGCAGAGCAAACTACTTGCGTGAAGCATTACATGTCTTTAATCAAATGCAGGAAGCTAGAGTTGAACCTGACCGTGTAACCTATTGTACTCTGATTGACATCCATGCAAAAGCTGGTTATCTTGATGTTGCCATGGACTTGTATGAAAGGATGCAAGAGGCTGGGCTCTCTCCAGACACATTCACTTACAGTGTCATCATCAATTGCCTTGGAAAAGCAGGTCACTTAGCTGCTGCGCACAAACTGTTCTGTGAGATGGTTAATCAGGGATGTGTACCAAACTTGGTGACCTACAACATTATGATTGCTTTGCATGCGAAAGCGAGGAACTATTCTAGTGCATTGCAGTTATATCGTGACATGCAGAATGCTGGATTTGAGCCGGACAAAGTGACATACAGCATTGTAATGGAGGTGCTTGGCCATTGTGGCTATCTGGAGGAAGCAGAGGCAGTTTTTACAGAGATGAAAAGGAAGAATTGGGTACCTGATGAGCCTGTCTATGGTCTTCTAGTGGACCTATGGGGAAAGGCTGGGAATGTAGAAAAAGCTTGGAACTGGTACTGTGCGATGATTAATGCAGGTTTGTGCCCCAATGTGCCTACGTGCAATTCTCTGCTGAGTGCTTTCCTTAGGGTTCACCGCTTGCCAGATGCGTACAACTTGCTTCAAAGCATGCTTGAATTGGGTCTAAACCCTTCTCTGCAAACTTATACCTTGCTCCTCAGTTGCTGCACAGAAGCTCAAACATCATTTGACATGTCCTTTTGTTGTGAGCTGATGGCAGTCACACGCCACCCAGCGCACGCATTCCTTCTAACCATGCCACCAGCAGGACCCGATGGGCAGAATGTGAGGGATCATGTTAGCAGCTTTTTGGATCTGATGCACAGCGAGGACAGAGAGAGTAAAAGGGGTCTTGTTGATGCAGTTGTTGATTTTATGCACAAATCAGGGCTGAAGGAGGAAGCTGGATCTGTCTGGGAGGTGGCAGCACACAAGAATGTCTACCCTGATGCAGTTAGAGAGAAAAGCTCCTGTTATTGGCTTATAAACCTCCATGTGATGTCAGATGGAACTGCTATAATAGCACTCTCAAGAACACTTGCCTGGTTTCGCCGACAGATGCTCATCTCGGGAATTTGTCCAAGCCGCATTGATATTGTGACAGGATGGGGTCGTAGGAGTCGTGTGACAGGATCCTCTTTGGTGAGGCAGGCAGTACAGGAGTTGCTTAACATGTTCGGCTTCCCATTTTTAACTCAGAATGGGAATTCAGGGTGCTTTGTGGGCTGTGGGGAGCCTCTCACTAGGTGGTTGGTCCAACCTTATGTCGAGAGGATGCATTTGCTATAG